In Natronoarchaeum philippinense, a single window of DNA contains:
- the dhaL gene encoding dihydroxyacetone kinase subunit DhaL has product MGDDATQAEAVRAAVENVADRIEDERDYLTELDSAIGDADHGGNMSRGFEAAAEAVADADTDDPSELIKTVGTTLISEVGGASGPLYGGSFMSASQEFAEEGITTETSVDFAEAYLEKVKDRGDARIGAKTMVDALTPAVQTYKKSIEHDDLPPLTALSKAVDAAERGVEFTVPIRAEKGRASYLGWRSVGHQDPGATSTLYILEELLDTAEEYVEGEIERDAGAAEAPEETPADAPEDE; this is encoded by the coding sequence ATGGGAGATGATGCCACTCAAGCGGAGGCGGTCAGGGCGGCCGTCGAGAACGTCGCCGACCGCATCGAAGACGAACGGGACTACCTGACCGAACTCGACTCGGCGATCGGCGACGCCGACCACGGGGGGAACATGAGCCGGGGGTTCGAAGCCGCCGCCGAAGCCGTGGCCGACGCCGACACCGACGATCCCTCGGAGCTGATCAAGACCGTCGGCACGACGCTGATCTCGGAGGTCGGCGGGGCGTCGGGCCCGCTGTACGGCGGGTCGTTCATGAGCGCCAGCCAAGAGTTCGCCGAGGAAGGGATCACGACCGAGACAAGCGTCGACTTCGCCGAGGCGTATCTCGAGAAGGTCAAAGACCGGGGCGACGCCCGGATCGGCGCGAAGACGATGGTCGACGCGCTCACGCCCGCGGTCCAGACCTACAAGAAATCGATCGAGCACGACGACTTGCCGCCGCTGACGGCGCTCTCGAAAGCCGTCGACGCGGCCGAGCGCGGCGTCGAGTTCACCGTGCCGATCCGCGCCGAGAAGGGCCGGGCCTCGTATCTCGGCTGGCGGTCGGTCGGCCATCAAGACCCCGGCGCGACCTCGACGCTGTACATCCTCGAAGAGCTACTCGACACCGCCGAGGAGTACGTCGAAGGCGAGATCGAGCGCGACGCCGGCGCCGCCGAGGCGCCCGAGGAGACGCCGGCCGACGCCCCGGAGGACGAGTGA
- the dhaM gene encoding dihydroxyacetone kinase phosphoryl donor subunit DhaM — translation MVGLVVVSHSAAAAEGICEVAAEMGGDAPIEPAGGDGQGGVGTNAPTIQDAIEAADDGDGVVVLVDLGSAVMNAELAVEMAADDTAVEIADAPVLEGAVNAAVEASGSKATIESVVERAEEARDYRKLS, via the coding sequence ATGGTCGGGTTGGTCGTCGTCTCCCACAGCGCCGCGGCCGCCGAGGGGATCTGCGAGGTCGCCGCCGAGATGGGCGGCGACGCGCCGATCGAGCCCGCCGGCGGCGACGGGCAGGGCGGCGTCGGGACCAACGCGCCGACGATCCAAGACGCCATCGAGGCGGCCGACGACGGCGACGGCGTCGTCGTGCTCGTCGATCTAGGCAGCGCCGTGATGAACGCCGAACTCGCCGTGGAGATGGCTGCTGACGACACCGCCGTCGAGATTGCCGACGCGCCGGTGCTCGAAGGTGCGGTCAACGCCGCCGTGGAAGCCTCGGGCTCGAAGGCGACGATCGAGTCGGTCGTCGAGCGCGCCGAGGAAGCACGGGACTACCGCAAACTCTCCTGA